One Cinclus cinclus chromosome 24, bCinCin1.1, whole genome shotgun sequence genomic window carries:
- the DHX8 gene encoding ATP-dependent RNA helicase DHX8 isoform X3, with protein sequence MAEQAAAEELAKLEYLSLVSKVCTELDNHLGINDKDLAEFVISLAEKNTTFDTFKAILLKNGAEFTDSLISNLLRLIQTMRPPPKPSTSKEAVVKPKSEKEKLRELFPALCRPDNPNIRNMLDEDDVKVAADALKELEALMPGADRQGKQRSSDHRVKKRKRSRSRSRDRKRRHRSRSRSRSRTWDRNRGKSRYRSRSRSWSPSKDRRDREKYLEKSHERWRDKHIDRPPAEEPSIGDIYNGKVTSIMQFGCFVQLEGLRKRWEGLVHISELRREGRVANVADVVSKGQRVKVKVLSFTGSKTSLSMKDVDQDTGEDLNPNRRRNLVGETNEETSMRNPDRPSHLSLVNAPEVEDDSLERKRLTRISDPEKWEIKQMIAANVLSKEEFPDFDEETGILPKVDDEEDEDLEIELVEEEPPFLRGHTKQSMDMSPIKIVKNPDGSLSQAAMMQSALAKERRELKQAQREAEMDSIPMGLNTHWVDPLPDVDGRQIAANMRGIGMMPNDIPEWKKHAFGGNKASYGKKTQLSIIEQRESLPIFRLKEQLIKAVHDNQILIVIGETGSGKTTQITQYLAEAGYTSRGKIGCTQPRRVAAMSVAKRVSEEFGCCLGQEVGYTIRFEDCTSPETVIKYMTDGMLLRECLIDPDLTQYAIIMLDEAHERTIHTDVLFGLLKKTVQKRQDMKLIVTSATLDAVKFSQYFYEAPIFTIPGRTYPVEILYTKEPETDYLDASLITVMQIHLTEPPGDILVFLTGQEEIDTACEILYERMKSLGPDVPELIILPVYSALPSEMQTRIFDPAPPGSRKVVIATNIAETSLTIDGIYYVVDPGFVKQKVYNSKTGIDQLVVTPISQAQAKQRAGRAGRTGPGKCYRLYTERAYRDEMLTTNVPEIQRTNLASTVLSLKAMGINDLLSFDFMDAPPMETLITAMEQLYTLGALDDEGLLTRLGRRMAEFPLEPMLCKMLIMSVHLGCSEEMLTIVSMLSVQNVFYRPKMAEVGRGVWTTRLKPTAAAHFLMNN encoded by the exons ATGGCGGAGCAGGCGGCGGCCGAGGAGCTCGCCAAGCTCGAGTACCTGTCGCTGGTCTCCAAGGTCTGCACCGAGCTCGACAACCACCTGGGCATCAACGACAAGGACCTGG CCGAGTTTGTGATAAGTCTTGCCGAGAAGAATACCACGTTCGACACGTTTAAAGCAATTCTGCTGAAGAATGGTGCCGAGTTCACT gattCCCTCATTAGCAACTTGTTACGTCTCATACAGACAATGCGGCCTCCACCAAAACCATCCACGAGCAAAG AGGCAGTTGTCAAACCCaaatcagagaaagaaaagttgaGGGAATTGTTTCCAGCCCTTTGCAGGCCAGACAATCCCAACATCAGG AATATGCTGGATGAAGATGATGTGAAAGTGGCAGCTGATGCCCTGAAAGAACTCGAAGCTCTGATGCCTGGTGCAGACAGGCAGGGCAAGCAAAGGAGCAGCGACCATCG ggtgaagaaaaggaagaggagcCGAAGCCGTAGCAGGGACAGGAAGCGAAGGCACAGATCTCGCTCCAGGTCTCGTTCCAGGACTTGGGATAGGAACAGGGGAAAATCCAGATACAGGTCAAGGAGCAGGAGTTGGAGTCCCAGTAAGGACCGCAGGGATCGGGAAAAGTACCTTGAAAAGAGCCATGAGAGGTGGAGAGACAAGCACATAGACCGTCCACCAGCTGAGGAGCCTTCCATCGGGGACATCTACAACGGCAAAGTCACCAGCATAATGCAGTTTGGATGCTTTGTGCAGCTGGAAGGACTAAG GAAGCGTTGGGAAGGCTTGGTCCACATCTCAGAGCTGCGAAGAGAAGGACGGGTTGCCAATGTTGCTGATGTTGTGAGCAAAGGACAAAGAGTGAAAGTCAAAGTGCTGTCTTTTACTGGATCCAAAACCAGCCTGAGCATGAAG GATGTTGATCAAGACACTGGGGAAGACTTGAACCCAAACCGTAGAAGGAACCTGGTTGGAGAAACCAATGAAGAAACCTCCATGAGGAACCCAGACAGACCCAGTCACTTGTCCCTGGTGAATGCCCCTGAGGTGGAGGATGACAGCCTGGAAAGGAAGCGCCTCACCCGGATTTCAGACCCGGAGAAGTGGGAAATAAAACAG ATGATTGCAGCTAATGTGCTTTCCAAGGAAGAGTTTCCTGACTTTGATGAGGAGACTGGGATTCTTCCTAAAGTTGATGATGAAGAAG ATGAGGATCTTGAGATTGAGCTAGTTGAGGAGGAGCCACCATTTCTTCGAGGTCACACTAAACAGAGCATGGATATGAGTCCCATTAAAATAGTAAAG AATCCAGATGGTTCCTTGTCCCAGGCTGCAATGATGCAAAGTGCTTTAGCCAAAGAAAGGAGAGAGCTTAAACAAGCccagagagaagcagagatGGATTCCATCCCCATGGGCCTCAACACACACTGGGTGGATCCTCTCCCTGATG TGGATGGAAGACAAATAGCTGCAAACATGCGAGGTATTGGGATGATGCCAAATGATATCCCAGAGTGGAAGAAACATGCATTTGGTGGCAACAAAGCTTCTTATGGTAAGAAGACACAGCTTTCCATCATTGAACAGAGAGAGAGTCTCCCAATCTTCAGACTGAAGGAGCAGCTTATAAAA GCTGTGCATGACAACCAGATTCTGATTGTTATTGGAGAGACAGGATCTGGGAAAACAACCCAGATTACCCAGTACCTGGCTGAGGCAGGATATACCTCAAGAGGAAAGATTGGATGTACTCAGCCTCGCAGAGTGGCTGCAATGTCTGTTGCAAAGAGGGTGTCAGAGGAATTTGGTTGCTGCTTGGGACAAGAG GTTGGCTACACCATTCGGTTTGAAGACTGCACCAGCCCTGAGACTGTCATCAAATACATGACAGATGGGATGTTACTGAGAGAGTGCCTGATAGACCCAGATCTGACCCAGTATGCCATTATCATGCTGGATGAGGCCCATGAGAGGACCATACACACAGATGTGCTCTTTGGGCTCCTGAAGAAG ACAGTGCAGAAACGGCAGGACATGAAGTTGATAGTGACATCAGCAACGCTGGATGCTGTGAAATTCTCTCAGTATTTCTATGAAGCACCAATCTTCACAATTCCTGGCAGAACATACCCAGTAGAAATTCTGTACACAAAAGAGCCAGAGACAGATTATTTGGATGCCAGTCTGATTACAGTAATGCAGATCCATTTAACAGAGCCACCAG GTGATATTTTGGTCTTTCTGACTGGCCAGGAAGAGATTGATACTGCCTGTGAAATACTCTATGAGAGGATGAAATCTCTAGGACCTGATGTTCCAGAGTTAATTATCCTACCAGTATATTCAGCTTTGCCCAGTGAAATGCAGACCAGAATCTTTGACCCAGCCCCACCAGGGAGCAGAAAG GTTGTTATTGCCACCAACATTGCAGAGACATCTTTGACTATTGATGGAATATATTATGTGGTTGATCCTGGCTTTGTGAAGCAGAAAGTTTATAACTCCAAGACTGGAATTGACCAGCTGGTGGTGACACCGATTTCCCAG GCTCAAGCCAAGCAGCgtgcaggaagggctgggagaacAGGCCCAGGAAAATGCTACAGGTTATACACAGAACGTGCATATAGAGATGAGATGCTAACCACCAATGTGCCTGAAATCCAGAGAACAAATTTGGCCAGTACAGTGCTCTCCCTGAAG GCTATGGGCATCAATGATCTGCTGTCCTTTGACTTTATGGATGCTCCCCCCATGGAAACTCTCATAACTGCCATGGAGCAGCTCTACACCCTGGGAGCTCTGGATGATGAGGGGCTGCTCACTCGACTTGGGCGCAGG ATGGCAGAATTCCCCTTGGAGCCTATGCTGTGTAAGATGTTGATCATGTCTGTGCATCTGGGATGCAGTGAGGAGATGCTGACGATCGTGTCCATGCTGTCTGTGCAGAATGTGTTCTACAGGCCAAAG ATGGCTGAGGTGGGGAGAGGTGTGTGGACCACCAGGCTCAAACCTACTGCTGCAGCACATTTCTTGATGAATAACTGA
- the DHX8 gene encoding ATP-dependent RNA helicase DHX8 isoform X1, whose amino-acid sequence MAEQAAAEELAKLEYLSLVSKVCTELDNHLGINDKDLAEFVISLAEKNTTFDTFKAILLKNGAEFTDSLISNLLRLIQTMRPPPKPSTSKEAVVKPKSEKEKLRELFPALCRPDNPNIRNMLDEDDVKVAADALKELEALMPGADRQGKQRSSDHRWKSTAKMKRLFVRVKKRKRSRSRSRDRKRRHRSRSRSRSRTWDRNRGKSRYRSRSRSWSPSKDRRDREKYLEKSHERWRDKHIDRPPAEEPSIGDIYNGKVTSIMQFGCFVQLEGLRKRWEGLVHISELRREGRVANVADVVSKGQRVKVKVLSFTGSKTSLSMKDVDQDTGEDLNPNRRRNLVGETNEETSMRNPDRPSHLSLVNAPEVEDDSLERKRLTRISDPEKWEIKQMIAANVLSKEEFPDFDEETGILPKVDDEEDEDLEIELVEEEPPFLRGHTKQSMDMSPIKIVKNPDGSLSQAAMMQSALAKERRELKQAQREAEMDSIPMGLNTHWVDPLPDVDGRQIAANMRGIGMMPNDIPEWKKHAFGGNKASYGKKTQLSIIEQRESLPIFRLKEQLIKAVHDNQILIVIGETGSGKTTQITQYLAEAGYTSRGKIGCTQPRRVAAMSVAKRVSEEFGCCLGQEVGYTIRFEDCTSPETVIKYMTDGMLLRECLIDPDLTQYAIIMLDEAHERTIHTDVLFGLLKKTVQKRQDMKLIVTSATLDAVKFSQYFYEAPIFTIPGRTYPVEILYTKEPETDYLDASLITVMQIHLTEPPGDILVFLTGQEEIDTACEILYERMKSLGPDVPELIILPVYSALPSEMQTRIFDPAPPGSRKVVIATNIAETSLTIDGIYYVVDPGFVKQKVYNSKTGIDQLVVTPISQAQAKQRAGRAGRTGPGKCYRLYTERAYRDEMLTTNVPEIQRTNLASTVLSLKAMGINDLLSFDFMDAPPMETLITAMEQLYTLGALDDEGLLTRLGRRMAEFPLEPMLCKMLIMSVHLGCSEEMLTIVSMLSVQNVFYRPKDKQALADQKKAKFHQTEGDHLTLLAVYNSWKNNKFSNPWCYENFIQARSLRRAQDIRKQMLGIMDRHKLDVVSCGKATVRVQKAICSGFFRNAAKKDPQEGYRTLIDQQVVYIHPSSALFNRQPEWVVYHELVLTTKEYMREVTTIDPRWLVEFAPAFFKVSDPTKLSKQKKQQRLEPLYNRYEEPNAWRISRAFRRR is encoded by the exons ATGGCGGAGCAGGCGGCGGCCGAGGAGCTCGCCAAGCTCGAGTACCTGTCGCTGGTCTCCAAGGTCTGCACCGAGCTCGACAACCACCTGGGCATCAACGACAAGGACCTGG CCGAGTTTGTGATAAGTCTTGCCGAGAAGAATACCACGTTCGACACGTTTAAAGCAATTCTGCTGAAGAATGGTGCCGAGTTCACT gattCCCTCATTAGCAACTTGTTACGTCTCATACAGACAATGCGGCCTCCACCAAAACCATCCACGAGCAAAG AGGCAGTTGTCAAACCCaaatcagagaaagaaaagttgaGGGAATTGTTTCCAGCCCTTTGCAGGCCAGACAATCCCAACATCAGG AATATGCTGGATGAAGATGATGTGAAAGTGGCAGCTGATGCCCTGAAAGAACTCGAAGCTCTGATGCCTGGTGCAGACAGGCAGGGCAAGCAAAGGAGCAGCGACCATCG GTGGAAATCCACTGCAAAGATGAAACGTTTGTTTGTCAGggtgaagaaaaggaagaggagcCGAAGCCGTAGCAGGGACAGGAAGCGAAGGCACAGATCTCGCTCCAGGTCTCGTTCCAGGACTTGGGATAGGAACAGGGGAAAATCCAGATACAGGTCAAGGAGCAGGAGTTGGAGTCCCAGTAAGGACCGCAGGGATCGGGAAAAGTACCTTGAAAAGAGCCATGAGAGGTGGAGAGACAAGCACATAGACCGTCCACCAGCTGAGGAGCCTTCCATCGGGGACATCTACAACGGCAAAGTCACCAGCATAATGCAGTTTGGATGCTTTGTGCAGCTGGAAGGACTAAG GAAGCGTTGGGAAGGCTTGGTCCACATCTCAGAGCTGCGAAGAGAAGGACGGGTTGCCAATGTTGCTGATGTTGTGAGCAAAGGACAAAGAGTGAAAGTCAAAGTGCTGTCTTTTACTGGATCCAAAACCAGCCTGAGCATGAAG GATGTTGATCAAGACACTGGGGAAGACTTGAACCCAAACCGTAGAAGGAACCTGGTTGGAGAAACCAATGAAGAAACCTCCATGAGGAACCCAGACAGACCCAGTCACTTGTCCCTGGTGAATGCCCCTGAGGTGGAGGATGACAGCCTGGAAAGGAAGCGCCTCACCCGGATTTCAGACCCGGAGAAGTGGGAAATAAAACAG ATGATTGCAGCTAATGTGCTTTCCAAGGAAGAGTTTCCTGACTTTGATGAGGAGACTGGGATTCTTCCTAAAGTTGATGATGAAGAAG ATGAGGATCTTGAGATTGAGCTAGTTGAGGAGGAGCCACCATTTCTTCGAGGTCACACTAAACAGAGCATGGATATGAGTCCCATTAAAATAGTAAAG AATCCAGATGGTTCCTTGTCCCAGGCTGCAATGATGCAAAGTGCTTTAGCCAAAGAAAGGAGAGAGCTTAAACAAGCccagagagaagcagagatGGATTCCATCCCCATGGGCCTCAACACACACTGGGTGGATCCTCTCCCTGATG TGGATGGAAGACAAATAGCTGCAAACATGCGAGGTATTGGGATGATGCCAAATGATATCCCAGAGTGGAAGAAACATGCATTTGGTGGCAACAAAGCTTCTTATGGTAAGAAGACACAGCTTTCCATCATTGAACAGAGAGAGAGTCTCCCAATCTTCAGACTGAAGGAGCAGCTTATAAAA GCTGTGCATGACAACCAGATTCTGATTGTTATTGGAGAGACAGGATCTGGGAAAACAACCCAGATTACCCAGTACCTGGCTGAGGCAGGATATACCTCAAGAGGAAAGATTGGATGTACTCAGCCTCGCAGAGTGGCTGCAATGTCTGTTGCAAAGAGGGTGTCAGAGGAATTTGGTTGCTGCTTGGGACAAGAG GTTGGCTACACCATTCGGTTTGAAGACTGCACCAGCCCTGAGACTGTCATCAAATACATGACAGATGGGATGTTACTGAGAGAGTGCCTGATAGACCCAGATCTGACCCAGTATGCCATTATCATGCTGGATGAGGCCCATGAGAGGACCATACACACAGATGTGCTCTTTGGGCTCCTGAAGAAG ACAGTGCAGAAACGGCAGGACATGAAGTTGATAGTGACATCAGCAACGCTGGATGCTGTGAAATTCTCTCAGTATTTCTATGAAGCACCAATCTTCACAATTCCTGGCAGAACATACCCAGTAGAAATTCTGTACACAAAAGAGCCAGAGACAGATTATTTGGATGCCAGTCTGATTACAGTAATGCAGATCCATTTAACAGAGCCACCAG GTGATATTTTGGTCTTTCTGACTGGCCAGGAAGAGATTGATACTGCCTGTGAAATACTCTATGAGAGGATGAAATCTCTAGGACCTGATGTTCCAGAGTTAATTATCCTACCAGTATATTCAGCTTTGCCCAGTGAAATGCAGACCAGAATCTTTGACCCAGCCCCACCAGGGAGCAGAAAG GTTGTTATTGCCACCAACATTGCAGAGACATCTTTGACTATTGATGGAATATATTATGTGGTTGATCCTGGCTTTGTGAAGCAGAAAGTTTATAACTCCAAGACTGGAATTGACCAGCTGGTGGTGACACCGATTTCCCAG GCTCAAGCCAAGCAGCgtgcaggaagggctgggagaacAGGCCCAGGAAAATGCTACAGGTTATACACAGAACGTGCATATAGAGATGAGATGCTAACCACCAATGTGCCTGAAATCCAGAGAACAAATTTGGCCAGTACAGTGCTCTCCCTGAAG GCTATGGGCATCAATGATCTGCTGTCCTTTGACTTTATGGATGCTCCCCCCATGGAAACTCTCATAACTGCCATGGAGCAGCTCTACACCCTGGGAGCTCTGGATGATGAGGGGCTGCTCACTCGACTTGGGCGCAGG ATGGCAGAATTCCCCTTGGAGCCTATGCTGTGTAAGATGTTGATCATGTCTGTGCATCTGGGATGCAGTGAGGAGATGCTGACGATCGTGTCCATGCTGTCTGTGCAGAATGTGTTCTACAGGCCAAAG GACAAACAAGCACTTGCTGATCAAAAGAAAGCCAAGTTCCATCAAACAGAAGGTGACCATCTCACCCTGCTGGCTGTGTACAATTCCTGGAAGAATAATAAGTTTTCAAATCCCTGGTGCTATGAGAATTTTATCCAGGCCCGATCCTTACGGCGGGCACAGGACATTCGCAAGCAGATGTTGGGGATCATGGACAG GCATAAGCTGGATGTGGTGTCCTGTGGGAAGGCAACAGTCCGTGTCCAGAAGGCCATTTGCAGTGGCTTCTTCCGAAATGCAGCCAAGAAGGATCCCCAGGAAGGGTATCGGACGCTCATTGACCAGCAGGTTGTCTATATCCACCCATCCAGTGCTCTCTTCAACAGGCAGCCTGAATG GGTGGTGTATCATGAGCTGGTGCTGACCACCAAGGAGTACATGCGGGAGGTGACAACCATCGATCCTCGCTGGCTGGTGGAGTTTGCCCCAGCTTTCTTCAAGGTCTCTGACCCAACcaagctgagcaagcagaagaagcagcagcggctggAGCCGCTGTACAACCGCTACGAGGAGCCCAACGCCTGGAGGATCTCGCGGGCGTTCCGGCGGCGATGA
- the DHX8 gene encoding ATP-dependent RNA helicase DHX8 isoform X2, with product MAEQAAAEELAKLEYLSLVSKVCTELDNHLGINDKDLAEFVISLAEKNTTFDTFKAILLKNGAEFTDSLISNLLRLIQTMRPPPKPSTSKEAVVKPKSEKEKLRELFPALCRPDNPNIRNMLDEDDVKVAADALKELEALMPGADRQGKQRSSDHRVKKRKRSRSRSRDRKRRHRSRSRSRSRTWDRNRGKSRYRSRSRSWSPSKDRRDREKYLEKSHERWRDKHIDRPPAEEPSIGDIYNGKVTSIMQFGCFVQLEGLRKRWEGLVHISELRREGRVANVADVVSKGQRVKVKVLSFTGSKTSLSMKDVDQDTGEDLNPNRRRNLVGETNEETSMRNPDRPSHLSLVNAPEVEDDSLERKRLTRISDPEKWEIKQMIAANVLSKEEFPDFDEETGILPKVDDEEDEDLEIELVEEEPPFLRGHTKQSMDMSPIKIVKNPDGSLSQAAMMQSALAKERRELKQAQREAEMDSIPMGLNTHWVDPLPDVDGRQIAANMRGIGMMPNDIPEWKKHAFGGNKASYGKKTQLSIIEQRESLPIFRLKEQLIKAVHDNQILIVIGETGSGKTTQITQYLAEAGYTSRGKIGCTQPRRVAAMSVAKRVSEEFGCCLGQEVGYTIRFEDCTSPETVIKYMTDGMLLRECLIDPDLTQYAIIMLDEAHERTIHTDVLFGLLKKTVQKRQDMKLIVTSATLDAVKFSQYFYEAPIFTIPGRTYPVEILYTKEPETDYLDASLITVMQIHLTEPPGDILVFLTGQEEIDTACEILYERMKSLGPDVPELIILPVYSALPSEMQTRIFDPAPPGSRKVVIATNIAETSLTIDGIYYVVDPGFVKQKVYNSKTGIDQLVVTPISQAQAKQRAGRAGRTGPGKCYRLYTERAYRDEMLTTNVPEIQRTNLASTVLSLKAMGINDLLSFDFMDAPPMETLITAMEQLYTLGALDDEGLLTRLGRRMAEFPLEPMLCKMLIMSVHLGCSEEMLTIVSMLSVQNVFYRPKDKQALADQKKAKFHQTEGDHLTLLAVYNSWKNNKFSNPWCYENFIQARSLRRAQDIRKQMLGIMDRHKLDVVSCGKATVRVQKAICSGFFRNAAKKDPQEGYRTLIDQQVVYIHPSSALFNRQPEWVVYHELVLTTKEYMREVTTIDPRWLVEFAPAFFKVSDPTKLSKQKKQQRLEPLYNRYEEPNAWRISRAFRRR from the exons ATGGCGGAGCAGGCGGCGGCCGAGGAGCTCGCCAAGCTCGAGTACCTGTCGCTGGTCTCCAAGGTCTGCACCGAGCTCGACAACCACCTGGGCATCAACGACAAGGACCTGG CCGAGTTTGTGATAAGTCTTGCCGAGAAGAATACCACGTTCGACACGTTTAAAGCAATTCTGCTGAAGAATGGTGCCGAGTTCACT gattCCCTCATTAGCAACTTGTTACGTCTCATACAGACAATGCGGCCTCCACCAAAACCATCCACGAGCAAAG AGGCAGTTGTCAAACCCaaatcagagaaagaaaagttgaGGGAATTGTTTCCAGCCCTTTGCAGGCCAGACAATCCCAACATCAGG AATATGCTGGATGAAGATGATGTGAAAGTGGCAGCTGATGCCCTGAAAGAACTCGAAGCTCTGATGCCTGGTGCAGACAGGCAGGGCAAGCAAAGGAGCAGCGACCATCG ggtgaagaaaaggaagaggagcCGAAGCCGTAGCAGGGACAGGAAGCGAAGGCACAGATCTCGCTCCAGGTCTCGTTCCAGGACTTGGGATAGGAACAGGGGAAAATCCAGATACAGGTCAAGGAGCAGGAGTTGGAGTCCCAGTAAGGACCGCAGGGATCGGGAAAAGTACCTTGAAAAGAGCCATGAGAGGTGGAGAGACAAGCACATAGACCGTCCACCAGCTGAGGAGCCTTCCATCGGGGACATCTACAACGGCAAAGTCACCAGCATAATGCAGTTTGGATGCTTTGTGCAGCTGGAAGGACTAAG GAAGCGTTGGGAAGGCTTGGTCCACATCTCAGAGCTGCGAAGAGAAGGACGGGTTGCCAATGTTGCTGATGTTGTGAGCAAAGGACAAAGAGTGAAAGTCAAAGTGCTGTCTTTTACTGGATCCAAAACCAGCCTGAGCATGAAG GATGTTGATCAAGACACTGGGGAAGACTTGAACCCAAACCGTAGAAGGAACCTGGTTGGAGAAACCAATGAAGAAACCTCCATGAGGAACCCAGACAGACCCAGTCACTTGTCCCTGGTGAATGCCCCTGAGGTGGAGGATGACAGCCTGGAAAGGAAGCGCCTCACCCGGATTTCAGACCCGGAGAAGTGGGAAATAAAACAG ATGATTGCAGCTAATGTGCTTTCCAAGGAAGAGTTTCCTGACTTTGATGAGGAGACTGGGATTCTTCCTAAAGTTGATGATGAAGAAG ATGAGGATCTTGAGATTGAGCTAGTTGAGGAGGAGCCACCATTTCTTCGAGGTCACACTAAACAGAGCATGGATATGAGTCCCATTAAAATAGTAAAG AATCCAGATGGTTCCTTGTCCCAGGCTGCAATGATGCAAAGTGCTTTAGCCAAAGAAAGGAGAGAGCTTAAACAAGCccagagagaagcagagatGGATTCCATCCCCATGGGCCTCAACACACACTGGGTGGATCCTCTCCCTGATG TGGATGGAAGACAAATAGCTGCAAACATGCGAGGTATTGGGATGATGCCAAATGATATCCCAGAGTGGAAGAAACATGCATTTGGTGGCAACAAAGCTTCTTATGGTAAGAAGACACAGCTTTCCATCATTGAACAGAGAGAGAGTCTCCCAATCTTCAGACTGAAGGAGCAGCTTATAAAA GCTGTGCATGACAACCAGATTCTGATTGTTATTGGAGAGACAGGATCTGGGAAAACAACCCAGATTACCCAGTACCTGGCTGAGGCAGGATATACCTCAAGAGGAAAGATTGGATGTACTCAGCCTCGCAGAGTGGCTGCAATGTCTGTTGCAAAGAGGGTGTCAGAGGAATTTGGTTGCTGCTTGGGACAAGAG GTTGGCTACACCATTCGGTTTGAAGACTGCACCAGCCCTGAGACTGTCATCAAATACATGACAGATGGGATGTTACTGAGAGAGTGCCTGATAGACCCAGATCTGACCCAGTATGCCATTATCATGCTGGATGAGGCCCATGAGAGGACCATACACACAGATGTGCTCTTTGGGCTCCTGAAGAAG ACAGTGCAGAAACGGCAGGACATGAAGTTGATAGTGACATCAGCAACGCTGGATGCTGTGAAATTCTCTCAGTATTTCTATGAAGCACCAATCTTCACAATTCCTGGCAGAACATACCCAGTAGAAATTCTGTACACAAAAGAGCCAGAGACAGATTATTTGGATGCCAGTCTGATTACAGTAATGCAGATCCATTTAACAGAGCCACCAG GTGATATTTTGGTCTTTCTGACTGGCCAGGAAGAGATTGATACTGCCTGTGAAATACTCTATGAGAGGATGAAATCTCTAGGACCTGATGTTCCAGAGTTAATTATCCTACCAGTATATTCAGCTTTGCCCAGTGAAATGCAGACCAGAATCTTTGACCCAGCCCCACCAGGGAGCAGAAAG GTTGTTATTGCCACCAACATTGCAGAGACATCTTTGACTATTGATGGAATATATTATGTGGTTGATCCTGGCTTTGTGAAGCAGAAAGTTTATAACTCCAAGACTGGAATTGACCAGCTGGTGGTGACACCGATTTCCCAG GCTCAAGCCAAGCAGCgtgcaggaagggctgggagaacAGGCCCAGGAAAATGCTACAGGTTATACACAGAACGTGCATATAGAGATGAGATGCTAACCACCAATGTGCCTGAAATCCAGAGAACAAATTTGGCCAGTACAGTGCTCTCCCTGAAG GCTATGGGCATCAATGATCTGCTGTCCTTTGACTTTATGGATGCTCCCCCCATGGAAACTCTCATAACTGCCATGGAGCAGCTCTACACCCTGGGAGCTCTGGATGATGAGGGGCTGCTCACTCGACTTGGGCGCAGG ATGGCAGAATTCCCCTTGGAGCCTATGCTGTGTAAGATGTTGATCATGTCTGTGCATCTGGGATGCAGTGAGGAGATGCTGACGATCGTGTCCATGCTGTCTGTGCAGAATGTGTTCTACAGGCCAAAG GACAAACAAGCACTTGCTGATCAAAAGAAAGCCAAGTTCCATCAAACAGAAGGTGACCATCTCACCCTGCTGGCTGTGTACAATTCCTGGAAGAATAATAAGTTTTCAAATCCCTGGTGCTATGAGAATTTTATCCAGGCCCGATCCTTACGGCGGGCACAGGACATTCGCAAGCAGATGTTGGGGATCATGGACAG GCATAAGCTGGATGTGGTGTCCTGTGGGAAGGCAACAGTCCGTGTCCAGAAGGCCATTTGCAGTGGCTTCTTCCGAAATGCAGCCAAGAAGGATCCCCAGGAAGGGTATCGGACGCTCATTGACCAGCAGGTTGTCTATATCCACCCATCCAGTGCTCTCTTCAACAGGCAGCCTGAATG GGTGGTGTATCATGAGCTGGTGCTGACCACCAAGGAGTACATGCGGGAGGTGACAACCATCGATCCTCGCTGGCTGGTGGAGTTTGCCCCAGCTTTCTTCAAGGTCTCTGACCCAACcaagctgagcaagcagaagaagcagcagcggctggAGCCGCTGTACAACCGCTACGAGGAGCCCAACGCCTGGAGGATCTCGCGGGCGTTCCGGCGGCGATGA